From a region of the Halomonas sp. HL-93 genome:
- a CDS encoding RnfABCDGE type electron transport complex subunit G, with protein sequence MTPLNAMQQGALVLGLFALITAGSVATLRGLTAERIDTHQQAYQQRQHQAVLPDPLKNAQVSSISLPNASQLGFLDGATGWQVDNDTQRALVLPVVTQRGYNGEIRLLVGIDDQQRISGVRVTHHQETPGLGDDIERRRSDWITQFDGLTLDSLPSEGWGVTQDGGQFDAFTGATITPRAVVDAVHSALQYATSTPLLGENKESQP encoded by the coding sequence ATGACCCCCCTCAATGCCATGCAGCAGGGCGCGCTGGTACTGGGGCTCTTTGCACTGATCACCGCGGGCAGCGTCGCCACGCTTCGTGGCTTGACCGCTGAACGCATCGATACGCATCAACAAGCCTACCAGCAGCGCCAACACCAGGCTGTACTACCTGATCCATTAAAGAACGCCCAGGTGAGTTCTATCTCGTTACCCAATGCGTCACAACTTGGCTTCCTCGACGGTGCAACCGGTTGGCAGGTAGATAACGACACCCAACGCGCCCTCGTCTTGCCGGTTGTAACGCAGCGCGGCTATAACGGTGAAATACGACTGTTAGTGGGCATTGATGATCAGCAGCGCATCAGCGGCGTACGCGTGACCCATCATCAGGAGACACCGGGTCTAGGCGACGATATCGAGCGGCGGCGTAGCGATTGGATCACTCAATTCGATGGCTTAACATTAGATTCACTACCGTCCGAGGGTTGGGGCGTTACTCAAGACGGCGGGCAGTTTGATGCGTTCACTGGCGCCACCATTACGCCCCGCGCGGTAGTCGATGCGGTTCATAGCGCCCTGCAATACGCCACCAGCACCCCTTTACTTGGGGAAAACAAGGAGTCCCAGCCATGA